A portion of the Podospora pseudoanserina strain CBS 124.78 chromosome 2, whole genome shotgun sequence genome contains these proteins:
- a CDS encoding hypothetical protein (EggNog:ENOG503PA1W; COG:E; antiSMASH:Cluster_4), producing MSTYALLGATGATGTSILHHLLQNPPQDLIQLNILVRSKPKLLQTFPTLLSSRPPPPFKIHIFEGTSTSPHSLTPCLTSATTILNCVGTNASNPGTTLHSATASAIISSLTTISLTNKSHYQPPTILQLRTASLNPALSSQVPKLVHSVVSFCLHNSYSDLEEACNLYIPASRNGLLNYILIDPPTLHESPPTGYSLITRADEKQDVALSYADLGAAMCELATTRERLHGKAVGVTARGKVREKWMPLMGFLVKGAMGRVGERLREGVTFLYGPMAPFFAIVCDSRDDDDDDDECFGGAGSGMLVLEWLAEEWGRV from the exons atgtcCACCTACGCCCTCCTCGGAGCTACCGGCGCAACCGGCACCAGcatccttcaccacctcctccaaaacccccctcaaGACCTAATCCAACTCAACATCCTCGTCCGCTCCAaacccaaactcctccaaaccttcccaaccctcctctcatcccgccctcccccccctttcaaAATCCACATCTTCGAAggcacctccacctctccccacTCCCTAACCCCCTGCCTAACCTCAGCAACCACAATCCTCAACTGCGTCGGCACCAACGCCAGCAACCCCGGCACAACCCTCCACTCCGCCACCGCAtcagccatcatctcctccctcaccaccatctcgcTCACCAACAAGAGCCACTACCAACCCCCCACAATCCTCCAACTCCGCACCGCAAGCCTCAaccccgccctctcctcccaagtGCCCAAGCTAGTCCACTCCGTTGTCAGTTTCTGTCTCCACAACAGCTACTCCGACCTAGAAGAGGCATGCAACCTCTACATTCCAGCTTCCAGAAACGGGTTGTTAAATTACATACTCATCGACCCGCCCACGCTTCACGAGTCCCCCCCGACGGGATATTCTCTCATCACCCGAGCAGACGAAAAGCAAGACGTCGCGCTTAGTTACGCCGATCTTGGGGCGGCGATGTGCGAGCTTGCCACGACGAGGGAACGGCTTCACGGAAAGGCAGTGGGCGTCACGGCGAGGGGGAAGGTGAGAGAAAAATGGATGCCATTGATGGGGTTCCTAGTCAAGGGggcgatggggagggtgggggaacGGTTGAGAGAGGGGGTGACATTTTTGTATGGCCCAATGGCGCCTTTTTTCGCGATTG TTTGTGACTCtagggatgatgatgatgatgatgatgagtgttTTGGTGGCGCGGGCAGTGGCATGCTGGTTTTGGAGTGGTTAGCGGAGGAGTGGGGGCGGGTGTAA
- a CDS encoding hypothetical protein (antiSMASH:Cluster_4; EggNog:ENOG503NVCR; COG:S; SMCOG1042:O-methyltransferase): MFPIRIVFYRYLGVNQYTHPFPGLDPYYLRTSLAAQSCHTEYHGITFHHALGTVPLHTVNMESIFNQIKELYAKAEDAGKREIQGYIRELQVGFYSDWDVVMRLTSGPLQLALAKIGIDLDIFTTLTQSDIPVTLSQLTEQTGASAQLLARLLRTMAAFGLVKETGKYEYTASAFTKVFSNPNAAGAICQLFDIPGPCTQAMPDFLAETKYENITSNKQTVFQKAFNTDLTLFEWMPQHPKHMKSLGHLMALERPVHWVDKYPVEERLGSLATKPDEAVLVDIGGGFGQQAIAFKAKFPNLPGRVIVQDIPQTLAGARPVPGIEFVEHDFFGPQTVKGAKLYYLRHVLHDWPDKESLQILKNIIPAMGPDSCLIIDDVVLPEMGVPWQSAYMDLIMMNSLGGVERTKPEWEALLSEAGLKIVEIHQYDSKMQSIIVTVPK, from the exons ATGTTCCCAATCCGAATTGTGTTTTACCGATATCTCGGAGTAAATCAGTACACCCATCCCTTTCCCGGTTTAGACCCGTACTACTTGAGGACATCTCTCGCAGCCCAAAGTTGTCACACAGAATACCACGGTATTACGTTCCACCACGCACTAGGTACTGTTCCACTACATACTGTCAATATGGaatccatcttcaaccagATCAAAGAGCTCTACGCCAAGGCAGAGGATGCCGGGAAAAGAGAGATCCAGGGCTACATCCGTGAGCTGCAAGTTGGCTTCTATTCAGACTGGGATGTTGTTATGAGACTCACCAGCGGG CCTCTTCAACTGGCGCTGGCCAAGATTGGCATCGACCTCGACATTTTCACGACCCTCACGCAGAGTGATATTCCTGTCACGCTGAGCCAGCTGACTGAGCAAACTGGGGCCTCGGCACAACTTTTGG CACGTCTCCTTCGTACCATGGCAGCATTTGGCCTCGTGAAAGAGACCGGGAAGTACGAATACACTGCCAGCGCCTTCACCAAGGTCTTTTCGAACCCCAATGCGGCGGGTGCTATTTGCCAACT CTTCGATATTCCCGGCCCGTGTACCCAGGCCATGCCCGACTTTCTCGCCGAGACCAAGTACGAAAacatcacctccaacaagCAGACCGTCTTCCAGAAAGCCTTCAACACTGACCTGACGCTCTTTGAGTGGATGCCTCAACACCCAAAGCACATGAAGAGCCTAGGCCACCTGATGGCACTGGAACGCCCAGTTCACTGGGTAGACAAGTACCCCGTCGAGGAGAGGCTCGGTTCCCTTGCCACCAAGCCCGACGAGGCCGTCTTGGTAGACATAGGCGGCGGGTTTGGTCAGCAGGCCATCGCATTCAAGGCAAAGtttcccaacctccccgGCCGCGTTATTGTCCAAGACATCCCGCAAACTCTGGCGGGTGCCAGGCCGGTTCCGGGCATTGAGTTTGTCGAGCACGACTTCTTTGGCCCACAGACTGTCAAGGGGGCCAAGCTGTATTATCTCCGTCATGTGCTCCACGACTGGCCCGACAAGGAATCTTTGCAGATCTTGAAGAACATCATTCCTGCCATGGGCCCGGACTCGTGTTTGATCATCGACGACGTGGTGCTTCCTGAAATGGGCGTGCCTTGGCAGTCGGCGTACATGGATTTGATTATGATGAACAGCTTGGGAGGCGTTGAGCGAACCAAGCCTGAGTGGGAGGCGCTGTTGAGCGAGGCTGGGTTGAAGATTGTGGAGATTCATCAGTATGACTCCAAGATGCAGTCTATTATTGTCACGGTTCCAAAGTAA
- a CDS encoding hypothetical protein (antiSMASH:Cluster_4; EggNog:ENOG503NZA8; COG:S), with product MPSYAVLGATGNTGKALMQILLQSPVNRVNAYCRSKEKLFRVCPEAASNKQVKVFEGHLDDISLIADCIRGTRAVFLAVAVVDNMPGCTVARDTASVVISALDRIRHEANQHNSPPRLPKLIQLSSASLEESFCGDVPAFVHSILSTAVSYLYKDLAEAEKFLRAQQGWVTSVFVKPGGLVHDRQSGHEISTETAKTPLSFLDLAAGMVEIAASEEGKYCMRNVSVLPTSDHVKFPWDGIYFALTGLLYHYMPWTYRYLGEYPLP from the coding sequence ATGCCTTCTTATGCAGTGCTTGGTGCCACAGGCAACACGGGCAAAGCTCTGATGCAAATCCTCCTGCAGTCACCCGTCAACCGGGTCAACGCCTATTGTCGGTCCAAAGAGAAGCTCTTCCGTGTCTGCCCCGAAgccgccagcaacaagcagGTGAAGGTGTTTGAAGGTCATCTCGACGATATCTCGCTCATTGCCGACTGCATCCGCGGTACTCGGGCCGTGTTCCTCGCGGTTGCAGTAGTGGACAATATGCCAGGTTGCACCGTGGCTCGGGACACGGCATCGGTTGTCATCTCGGCTCTCGATCGGATTCGGCATGAGGCCAACCAGCACAACTCCCCCCCACGGCTTCCGAAACTCATCCAGCTCTCCTCAGCCTCACTCGAGGAGTCCTTCTGCGGAGACGTTCCTGCCTTTGTTCACTCGATCCTCAGCACTGCCGTGTCATATCTCTACAAGGACCTCGCTGAAGCCGAGAAGTTCCTGCGAGCGCAGCAGGGCTGGGTGACTTCCGTCTTTGTCAAGCCCGGAGGGTTGGTTCATGACCGGCAGAGTGGCCACGAGATCAGCACCGAGACAGCCAAGACGCCGCTCTCCTTCTTGGACCTGGCGGCTGGAATGGTGGAGATAGCGGCCAGTGAGGAGGGAAAGTACTGTATGCGGAATGTCAGCGTGCTGCCAACGTCGGACCATGTCAAATTTCCGTGGGATGGCATTTACTTTGCCTTGACGGGGTTGTTGTATCATTACATGCCCTGGACATATCGCTATCTGGGTGAATACCCGCTTCCATAG
- a CDS encoding hypothetical protein (antiSMASH:Cluster_4; EggNog:ENOG503NVNJ; COG:S) has protein sequence MAFPRERCIPKEISPYNIQLSPEDTPGNTHVKVLTQESADKVSELLMVNHVRYHTLFDAVGFHNHTVHHLLTLWALGATPSEVQAMYDLNKPYQALIQYHPASVAAVKLKEPAFFKQCIGNLDYYQDYVRFFQDEIAVRGVPAVVNEYLFKGDELSDDIFARMHSGFLHPMIHLGCGLEFSQPCLVAEALAAGCVHDEWPEWFIFPVEEYLKSNPDVPSKSLLEIVTSLQSDPVIANAVTPDDPLNKISDGLLKKVAKELVPYLASYQVDATPEDLQQKTTAMIHTCAYILGAAQHPGKVEAIDFVMLHMSTLGIFYPTFMAQDWISNENKKRMLQWKAWGDAVMYAGCGCPKLYPERVTGYTPKRPQDGWPELCHRANVYGDDGHISKVIRAMLNTQELPEPVEGFPLAKEDFLKIAHLALDSVERMLEPGQYKVPDKIKKTVAEEMRQDEEIVRVMVRWVRWCGVEGSWDNFPDLVEKSRGEEAVVGDATIAAT, from the exons ATGGCTTTCCCAAGAGAAAGATGCATCCCCAAAGAGATCTCCCCATATAACATTCAACTTTCGCCTGAAGACACTCCAGGCAATACCCACGTCAAGGTTTTGACCCAAGAAAGCGCAGACAAGGTCTCTGAGCTGCTGATGGTAAATCATGTACGCTACCACACTCTCTTTGATGCCGTGGGCTTCCACA ACCACACCGTGCACCATCTTCTCACTCTTTGGGCCCTGGGCGCCACTCCATCAGAGGTACAGGCCATGTACGATCTCAACAAGCCGTACCAGGCCCTCATCCAGTACCATCCAGCGTCAGTAGCTGCGGTTAAACTGAAAGAACCTGCATTCTTCAAGCAGTGCATTGGAAACCTGGACTACTACCAGGACTACGTTCGGTTTTTCCAAGACGAGATTGCCGTGAGGGGGGTCCCGGCTGTCGTGAACGAGTACCTGTTCAAGGGGGATGAGTTATCCGACGACATTTTTGCGCGCATGCATTCTGGCTTTCTTCATCCCATGATCCACCTCGGCTGTGGCCTGGAGTTTAGCCAACCCTGTCTCGTCGCCGAGGCTCTCGCAGCGGGGTGTGTTCATGACGAATGGCCAGAGTGGTTCATCTTCCCAGTGGAGGAATATCTCAAGTCGAACCCGGATGTCCCGTCAAAATCGCTGCTGGAAATCGTCACTAGTCTTCAAAGCGACCCCGTCATTGCTAACGCCGTGACACCTGACGACCCCCTCAACAAGATATCTGACGGCCTCTTGAAAAAGGTGGCCAAAGAGCTGGTGCCATATCTGGCCTCATACCAAGTCGATGCAACACCAGAGGACCTCCAACAAAAGACCACCGCCATGATACACACGTGCGCGTACATTCTCGGGGCAGCCCAGCATCCCGGCAAGGTAGAAGCCATCGACTTTGTCATGCTTCACATGTCCACGCTGGGAATCTTCTACCCGACCTTTATGGCACAAGATTGGATCTCCAACGAAAACAAGAAGCGGATGCTGCAGTGGAAGGCTTGGGGAGACGCGGTGATGTATGCCGGGTGCGGATGTCCCAAGCTGTACCCTGAGAGGGTTACTGGGTACACCCCTAAGCGCCCCCAGGACGGCTGGCCGGAACTCTGTCACCGGGCCAATGTCTATGGTGACGATGGACACATTTCCAAGGTCATCCGGGCTATGTTAAACACCCAAGAGCTACCCGAGCCGGTGGAAGGATTCCCCCTGGCGAAGGAGGATTTCCTCAAGATTGCGCATCTGGCTTTGGACTCTGTGGAGAGGATGCTGGAGCCAGGACAGTACAAAGTCCCTGATAAGATCAAAAAGACTGTGGCAGAAGAAATGCGACAAGATGAGGAGATTGTTAGGGTAATGGTGCGGTGGGTGCGTTGGTGCGGTGTGGAAGGATCGTGGGATAACTTCCCGGACCTTGTTGAGAAATCACGGGGTGAGGAGGCAGTGGTTGGAGATGCTACAATCGCTGCGACATAA
- a CDS encoding hypothetical protein (antiSMASH:Cluster_4; EggNog:ENOG503PDKN; COG:S) encodes MLVTTLLSAMSTLSRAAPTTTTVDSTELGQGPYHYDFGWTKPFISSCSNKTVDVKFRWSIKGLQYTTSSTFMSPTEEQEQKPSIESTYFSFNLTNPAIGGLARCNTTMSGPIPNATHVFWCDKWLSVDAGTVGLYGTRGPRLHLRFHEKTLLLNDGWKCDEPGQRSNGDIQYSARGLIELEYSQCTGASSVTGDWKPGQIYSQKTIGCRADQIDLKPNYLLGVYSADPFFLVIGEW; translated from the exons ATGCTCGTGACAACCCTTCTTTCCGCCATGTCAACCCTTTCAAGGGCGgcacccaccacaaccaccgtCGACTCAACAGAACTCGGCCAAGGTCCTTACCACTACGACTTCGGCTGGACCAAACCCTTCATCAGCTCCTGCAGCAACAAGACTGTCGATGTCAAGTTCCGCTGGTCCATCAAAGGCCTCCAAtacaccacctcttccacatTCATGTCACCCAccgaagaacaagaacagaAGCCCAGCATCGAGTCGACTTACTTCagcttcaacctcaccaaccccgccatcgggGGCCTAGCTCgctgcaacaccaccatgtcTGGGCCGATACCAAACGCGACCCATGTATTCTGGTGCGACAAGTGGCTTTCAGTCGACGCTGGGACGGTTGGGCTGTATGGGACCCGTGGTCCACGGCTTCACCTGAGGTTTCATGAGAAGACGCTGTTGCTTAATGATGGGTGGAAGTGTGATGAGCCAGGGCAGAGAAGTAATGGCGA CATACAATACAGCGCAAGAGGCCTTATAGAACTGGAATACTCGCAGTGTACTGGGGCATCTTCAGTCACCGGTGACTGGAAGCCCGGTCAGATTTATTCGCAAAAGACAATCGGTTGTCGCGCTGACCAGATCGATCTTAAGCCGAATTATCTACTTGGGGTGTA CTCTGCTGACCCGTTTTTCTTGGTTATTGGGGAGTGGTAA
- the YAR1 gene encoding ankyrin repeat-containing protein (antiSMASH:Cluster_4; EggNog:ENOG503P7TZ; COG:S), producing MASIQFQEEEIDDLIYLARVGDKDELSTLLSGIIARQTTDRIPTPADVLAQAVDESSKNTTLHMASANGHVEIVEYILSRFPTADKDQKQAFLDATNEFGNTALHWAALNGHLPIVKLLVENGASVALANDKNYIPLDLASFSEKIDVVDYFLKEVREMEAENAKEGLGEAVADVKVEDGEENEGSSKGKEKESS from the exons ATGGCCTCGATCCAAtttcaagaagaagaaattgACGACCTCATCTACCTCGCCCGCGTCGGTGACAAAGACGAGCTCTCCACTCTCCTCTCAGGAATCATTGCCCGCCAGACCACCGACAGGATACCCACACCCGCCGACGTTCTCGCCCAGGCGGTAGACGAGAGCAGCAAGAACACAACCCTGCACATGGCCAGCGCCAACGGTCATGTTG AAATCGTCGAGTACATCCTCTCCCGGTTTCCAACCGCCGACAAGGATCAAAAACAAGCCTTCCTCGACGCCACAAATGAGTTCGGCAACACAGCCCTCCACTGGGCAGCTCTCAACGGCCACCTCCCAATTGTGAAGCTCCTCGTTGAAAACGGTGCGTCTGTTGCGTTGGCCAATGACAAGAACTACATCCCTCTTGACCTGGCGAGCTTCAGCGAGAAGATCGATGTGGTGGATTACTTCCTCAAGGAGGTGCGTGAGATGGAGGCTGAGAATGCAAAGGAGGGTCTAGGGGAGGCTGTGGCGGATGTAAAGGTagaagacggtgaggagAATGAGGGCTCTTCAAAaggaaaggagaaggagtcaAGTTGA
- a CDS encoding hypothetical protein (EggNog:ENOG503NX0G; BUSCO:EOG09262SWJ; COG:S; antiSMASH:Cluster_4), whose protein sequence is MSNQDQQPADALINTTDGLAYWESIAPDVNGMLGGFPHISKVDIQGSKNFLAKLGVGAKRRKVERALEGGAGIGRVTTGLLLDGIAQQVDVIEPIQKFTDELKGKTGVGKVWNIGLEQWEMQDGGERYDLIWIQWCVGHLTDHQLVSFLERCKAALDVEKGGFIVVKENNSTSGKDDFDEVDSSVTREDATFRRIFKEAKLKLVQVELQKGFQSSGLLPVRMYALKPE, encoded by the exons ATGTCGAATCAGGACCAACAACCAGCAGACGCCCTCATCAATACCACCGACGGCCTCGCCTATTGGGAGTCTATTGCTCCAGATGTGAACGGCATGTTGGGCGGGTTTCCCCACATCAGCAAAGTCGACATCCAAGGCTCAAAAAACTTCTTGGCtaagcttggtgttggcgcgaagaggaggaaggtggagagggcgttggaggggggcGCTGG AATAGGCCGTGTGACGACGGGGTTGCTCCTCGATGGCATCGCCCAGCAAGTCGACGTCATTGAGCCGATTCAGAAGTTCACCGATGAGCTCAAGGGGAAGACGGGGGTGGGTAAAGTGTGGAATATAGGGTTGGAGCAGTGGGAGATGCAagatggaggggagaggTATGACTTGATATGGATCCAGTGGTGCGTGGGGCATTTGACAGATCACCAGCTGGTGAGCTTTCTGGAGCGGTGCAAAGCTGCGTTGgatgtggaaaagggggggtttaTTGTTGTGAAGGAGAATAATAGTACAAGTGGGAAGGATGATTTTGATGAGGTGGATAGTAGTGTTACGAG GGAGGACGCGACGTTTAGACGCATCTTCAAGGAGGCCAAGTTGAAGCTCGTGCAGGTTGAGCTGCAGAAGGGGTTTCAGAGTAGTGGGTTGTTGCCAGTTAGGATGTATGCTCTGAAGCCAGAGTAA
- the SPO11 gene encoding endodeoxyribonuclease (COG:L; EggNog:ENOG503NZYJ; antiSMASH:Cluster_4), giving the protein MDEISTNSTEGYSQGTGTHSQDSSGASSVNYDAVNVVAVAGNGALDRIESLLEAIVDAVTTGNEIMIPYRTVRASRPGRSQGPPAARQAGVVRFPGRTIQEAKKFEALLCIIELSHEALLSGMLITKRNIYYQSPDLFGSQVAVDVMVDNLAFTLGVGRGDLNIVATAKGLISGPIMLISRDGSVIDCGLSHSTGILLPSTSEIRSIGFHEVQWILVIEKEATFRTLAAAQYAKNSRAGHGILITAKGFPDLATRRFLSLVHSMRPSLVIFGLADFDPDGISIVRTYQNGSRRLEHENEATVPSLCWLGVKSRDLLSSWQSPAVDDEEDQELHGTTGGESPQLVENSDHQRPAKRPRLSDFRNPSDKVSSLTLRDRKKAGDILRAISSVELPSGGGLEHAQELQRMLMLNIKAEIQAVDSYGDLSTWLDDNLCARMHAD; this is encoded by the exons ATGGACGAAATATCGACAAATTCAACTGAGGGGTATTCTCAAGGCACTGGTACTCACAGCCAAGATTCATCTGGTGCCTCTTCTGTCAACTACGACGCGGTCAAtgtcgtcgctgtcgctggCAATGGTGCCCTCGACCGAATCGAGTCGCTTCTCGAAGCAATTGTTGATGCTGTCACGACCGGAAACGAAATCATGATTCCCTACAGAACTGTCCGAGCATCACGCCCCGGGCGCTCACAAGGCCCGCCAGCGGCGCGCCAAGCTGGTGTGGTGAGATTCCCAGGTCGTACCATCCAGGAAGCGAAGAAATTTG AAGCCTTACTATGCATCATTGAGCTTTCCCACGAGGCTTTACTGTCGGGAATGTTGATCACCAAGAG AAACATATACTACCAAAGTCCAGATCTTTTCGGCTCACAAGTTGCAGTTGATGTCATGGTGGACAATCTTGCTTTCACCCTCGGTGTCGGCCGAGGCGATTTGAACATT GTTGCGACAGCCAAAGGCCTAATTTCAGGCCCCATCATGTTGATCAGTCGAGACGGTTCCGTCATTGACTGTGGGCTCTCTCATAGTACC GGTATTCTTTTGCCATCCACAAGCGAGATCCGGAGCATTGGCTTTCATGAGGTCCAGTGGATTTTGGTGATTGAGAAAGAG GCAACTTTCCGAACTCTTGCTGCAGCTCAATATGCAAAGAACTCCCGAGCAGGTCACGGAATCCTCATCACG GCCAAAGGATTCCCTGACTTGGCCACCCGAAGGTTCTTGTCTCTTGTACATTCCATGCGGCCGAGTCTAGTGATTTTTGGTCTCGCAGACTTTGACCCTGACGGTATTTCCATTGTCCGAACATACCAGAATGGCAGTAGACGCCTAGAGCATGAGAACGAGGCAACTGTCCCCTCGCTCTGCTGGCTTGGGGTTAAGAGTCGCGATCTCCTCTCTTCATGGCAAAGTCCAGCAgttgacgatgaggaggaccaAGAATTACATGGAACCACAGGCGGGGAATCTCCTCAATTGGTGGAAA ACTCCGATCATCAGCGGCCGGCCAAAAGACCCAGGCTGTCAGATTTTCGAAATCCAAGCGACAAAGTGTCCTCTCTCACTTTGAGGGACCGAAAGAAAGCTGGCGATATCCTGAGGGCCATTTCCTCTGTCGAGTTGCCCTCCGGCGGCGGGTTGGAACATGCACAGGAACTACAGCGCATGCTGATGTTGAACATCAAAGCTGAGATACAGGCCGTGGACAGTTATGGGGATCTGAGTACCTGGCTGGATGACAATCTCTGCGCGAGAATGCACGCGGACTAG
- the ERG7 gene encoding Lanosterol synthase (Oxidosqualene--lanosterol cyclase) (antiSMASH:Cluster_4; BUSCO:EOG09260SIZ; COG:I; EggNog:ENOG503NX15), which yields MGKKDAAGVSSETQPLLEKSSTKKRLSFDLTDHVAKRQRIEERTDHTRWRMRDDKGRQSWVYLEDDQALKDWPQSFADKYFLGLPVNAPDLPKPTTPLDAVRNGLEFFEKLQLPSGHWGCEYGGPMFLLPCIVIAWYVTKTPIPWYYATEIKNYLFARANPEDGGWGLHIEGETSVFGTSLNYTVLRIVGVDADHPVMVKARATLHKMGGATHAPHWAKWWLAVMGVAQWDIVNPTPPELWLLPDWVPIAPWRWWIHIRQVFLPMSYLWSKRWQAEETELIRSLRQELFVEDWAKINWASHRNTINPRDNYHPKTWVLNTVNWCLVNIWNPVLRTQAIAKKGEEWAMKLIEMENENTDHADLATVSGPMNTVCLYVKEGPDSYAVRRHRERAHEFLWMKDEGLLANGTNGVQCWDTAFAIQAVMDAGLTEDPRWRPMLMKALEFLDDQQIRENVKDQDKCYRQQRKGGWAFSNKDQGYAVSDCVSEALKSVIILQKTPGFPTLIDDRRIFDAIDTLLTYQNPSGGCSSYEPPRAGTWMEVLNAAEVFGNIMVEYEYPECTTAVVTALSLFRNHWPEYRTKEIERFIERAVKWIKTAQKPHGGWYGSWGICFTYATMFALESLASIGETYKNSDYAKRGCDFLISKQREDGGWSEHYRACETGEYIEHPSGSQVVMTAWAVIALMKADYPNLEHIKKGIKLIMDRQQSNGEWLQEAIEGVFNKSCMISYPNYKFTFTLKALGMFARKYPNETVV from the exons ATGGGAAAGAAGGATGCTGCAGGAGTGTCCTCGGAaactcaacctctcctcgaGAAGTCCTCCACCAAGAAGCGCCTGAGCTTCGACCTCACCGACCATGTCGCAAAACGCCAAAGAATCGAAGAGCGAACTGACCATACACGATGGCGCATGCGCGACGACAAAGGACGCCAATCATGGGTGTATCTTGAGGACGACCAAGCTCTTAAAGATTGGCCCCAGAGCTTTGCTGACAAGTACTTTCTTGGCCTTCCTGTG AATGCCCCCGATCTCCCAAAGCCGACGACCCCTCTCGATGCGGTCCGAAACGGTCTCGAATTCTTCGAAAAGCTCCAACTGCCCAGCGGTCACTGGGGCTGTGAATATGGCGGTCCCATGTTCCTGCTACCGTGTATCGTTATAGCTTGGTATGTCACCAAGACGCCAATTCCCTGGTATTACGCGACCGAGATCAAGAATTATTTGTTTGCGCGCGCCAATCCCGAAGACGGTGGCTGGGGTCTGCATATCGAGGGCGAGACATCAGTCTTTGGAACATCGCTCAACTACACTGTCCTGCGGATTGTAGGTGTTGATGCGGACCACCCGGTGATGGTCAAGGCTCGCGCCACTCTGCACAAGATGGGAGGAGCGACACATGCCCCCCACTGGGCCAAGTGGTGGTTGGCCGTGATGGGAGTTGCCCAGTGGGATATCGTTaacccaacaccccccgAGTTGTGGCTTCTCCCAGACTGGGTCCCTATTGCCccttggagatggtggatcCACATTCGCCAAGTGTTTCTGCCCATGAGCTATCTGTGGTCCAAGAGGTGGCAGGCTGAGGAAACGGAACTGATCCGCTCCCTTCGGCAAGAGTTGTTTGTGGAGGACTGGGCCAAGATCAATTGGGCTTCGCAccgcaacaccatcaaccccaggGACAACTACCATCCCAAGACGTGGGTGCTCAACACGGTAAACTGGTGTCTTGTCAATATCTGGAACCCAGTTTTGCGGACACAGGCGATTGCTAAGAAGGGCGAGGAGTGGGCCATGAAGCTCATCGAGATGGAGAATGAGAACACCGACCATGCTGATTTGGCCACGGTGTCAGGGCCCATGAACACGGTGTGCCTTTATGTCAAAGAGGGACCCGATTCCTATGCTGTGCGCAGGCATCGCGAGAGAGCCCACGAGTTCCTCTGGATGAAGGACGAGGGTTTGCTTGCCAATGGCACCAACGGTGTTCAGTGTTGGGATACTGCCTTTGCCATTCAGGCTGTGATGGATGCTGGTTTAACCGAGGATCCCCGTTGGCGGCCAATGCTGATGAAGGCGCTCGAGTTCTTGGATGATCAACAGATTCGCGAAAATGTCAAGGACCAGGACAAATGCTATCGCCAGCAACGCAAAGGCGGATGGGCCTTTAGCAACAAGGATCAAGGCTATGCTGTCAGCGACTGTGTTTCGGAAGCTCTCAAGTCTGTCATCATTCTCCAGAAGACTCCAGGTTTCCCAACCCTCATTGATGATCGGAGAATCTTTGACGCCATTGACACTCTTCTGACATACCAGAATCCTTCTGGCGGATGCTCGTCATATGAGCCCCCTCGCGCGGGTACTTGGATGGAGGTATTGAACGCTGCTGAGGTGTTTGGTAACATCATGGTCGAGTATGAGTATCCCGAGTGCACAACTGCGGTGGTCACGGCTTTGTCCCTCTTCCGCAATCACTGGCCGGAATACAGAACCAAAGAGATCGAGCGCTTCATCGAGCGCGCCGTAAAGTGGATCAAGACTGCCCAGAAGCCACATGGTGGGTGGTATGGGAGCTGGGGTATTTGCTTTACTTATGCCACCATGTTTGCCCTTGAGAGTTTGGCCAGCATTGGTGAGACATATAAGAACAGCGATTATGCCAAAAGGGGCTGTGACTTTTTGATCTCCAAACAGAGAGAGGACGGTGGTTGGTCTGAACATTACAGG GCATGTGAGACGGGCGAGTACATTGAGCATCCTTCAGGATCGCAAGTTGTCATGACTGCCTGGGCGGTAATTGCTCTCATGAAGGCAGACTACCCCAATCTTGAACACATCAAGAAAGGTATCAAGCTGATCATGGACCGCCAACAAAGCAATGGCGAGTGGCTTCAAGAAGCCATCGAGGGTGTCTTCAATAAGAGCTGCATGATTTCGTACCCCAACTACAAGTTTACCTTCACCCTGAAGGCTCTGGGCATGTTTGCTCGCAAGTACCCGAACGAAACTGTGGTTTGA